Within Rhipicephalus microplus isolate Deutch F79 chromosome 9, USDA_Rmic, whole genome shotgun sequence, the genomic segment TGTGCATATGTTCTTCTTCATTTTGACCAGGATATCCGTAAATCCGATTTGTTCCcggacccactctgctctcttattgtctGTTAATGTTACACATATCATCTCTCTTTCTGTGCCCCGTTGCGTAGGCCTCGACGTAACGCAACGCTCCATCGTTTGTATTTTACAGGTAGCAATACGCCTAAAGAAGCCCCCCCTCTCCCGCCATCTCAAAAACAGGAAATGGAACAGCGAAAACTCGGAACGTCAAAATGAAAGGCCGTGTGCGTTAAGTATGCATCCTGGAAGTTCTATGTGAATGGTTGTGACACGCTACAGAGGGTTATGACGTAGTGGTTATGTGACACGCCGTCATGGCGAGCTACCGATTAATTTTGATCCCCTGTACGCTACTCAGGTGTGTGCATGAACAAATGCGTGCATGAAGATAAATCAAAGTGCATGAATGAGTATGCATCTTCTCTGCTGTATCGAACTTATGAGCTTGAAGCTTTAGTTGCGGTGTGGACAGGATATTGTTTGCTCGCCCGCGCACGTGCAGAGCGAAGCATTCGGTCAACTTCGATTGACATGTGCAAACAGGCCAACTACCTGAGTGTGCTGTTCGCTTGCCCGCTCTTGGTGGTGTTCAAACTATGCAGAAGCTGAAGCGCCATTCAGTAGGAGCGGGGGAACATCAGCCATTGGTCTCTTTCCCACCAACGTCATTCGAGGGGACGGCATCTAATGACGTCACAACTCGAACCTCCAATGAGAGGGAACCATGACGCATGCGTATACACGGTTATACTTCCTTCAAATGAAGCGGTGGTGACTATACGACCGCTTCGGACGTAACGTGTGATCGGCGACTACGTAAAGCGTTACTTAGTGTTCgcgatttattgatatgtggtaCATACTACTCTCCTCggctgcgtgaaaaaaaaatcaacgatGTCTAGCAATAATGGTCCAATCCTGCGGATCACGGCAATGCACGTAAGTGGTTAGTACGCATTTATCTTCGAGAAGTACATGTCAAAGCGTAATTCTTACACTGAAGTTTTAAAAGACACCACTTTAGGATTACGTATAACAGGATGACAATTACGGTATATGAAAAGATAGAAGAGATACCATCGTTGCAGAGCCACATTATTCGATCGAATTTCAATATCTTGAGGCTTAATTAACACTAAATCCTCATTTCCCTCAATCCAAAAACTAAATCCAAATCAACACTAAATCCACCAATCCTGGTAGTACAGTAGTCACGGTGCCTGTCTGCTAACCGTAAGGTTATGGGTTCGATCCCGATTGTGGCGTGCAAGAATAGGTAGGCATAAAAAGTAAGCGCTTGCTTTCATTGTCATGCACAACCAAATCAAACCACCACACAAAGAagccaaagaaagtaaaaaaaagtatagGGTACGTTATCTGTAGTCTTGAATGTGTTATAGTAATTTCGATATGAATGCGACGAAATTAAAGTGGAAAAAATATACCGGAACTGCTTTCCTCGAGTAAAACCTACGATGCTCTATCTATGAAGCTGCATCGGCGGTTGTCGTCCCCTCGATTTCACTGGGCATTTATGTTCACATGAACTATGGCGTGTTAGCCAGCGCCTATCGGAGCCATGACGGCAAACGTGTAAAGCTTCTATGCCacgtggcgtcacgtaacacctttTAGCACACACTGACTACGGAATCGCCCAGTGAGTCAAGCTTGTCAATTAGGCTCGTAACCAAGGAAGGTGCCCGAGTCCTCCTTCCCTTTCCCCTCCTGACATTAAGATGGGAGGGTGTGTTTTACTGAAAATAAGTAACGAAATGAAGCATTTCCCTAAAACACTCAGTGGTCATCAGTAAGTGCATTCCCCTCTccctttttttaaagaaatagaAATTCTGGTTACGGGCCTGTGGTCAAAAAATAATTTGAGAAGCCCGTGTGTGATGTAATGCAAAATTTCTTTTGCCTTTTCCTTCATTCTTCctatgtggattttttttttctttccctacATGCGGGGCGACAGCACCTTCCCCATGCAGACTATTACCCTAACGGCACGGTGCGGACCTACTTGTTCGTTACGTCCCTTATTCAAGTGCTCTGGGACACAGCTCGGGATTCGAACATCAGGTAAGGTTTTCATGCAGGTTCATCCGTAAAACAAATCGACTCAATTGTGACGTAGCGGCAAACAAGAAGTTAGAGGAACAAGAAGCCATACTCAAGTATTTTGCAGGCGTTCATCACACGCCCTTGTATGGTATCGAAAGGGAAAAGAAAGTGTTCTTACTCTACCTGGTGACATGACAATTTATGGTATAGCCGCAGAGTCGCATACTAAGAACGCGGACACAACAAGGCGCATTGAAATTGACAGTAGCGCTGTTGTGTCCTCATTGTGCCTTGTTATGTTCATGTCCTTGTTTGGCGCTACCAAATGACAGTAGCACTGGGGTGTCCTCAATGTGCCTTCGTGTGTTCGTGTACTTGTTCGGCGCTACCATCACTTACCATGCAACCATAGCAACAAGCCCACATTGCCACCGTCATCTAACTGATGAGTTCCAACACGCCGCGTATTACTCTCTTCATGGAGACACGGAAATCTCTGGATATATTTTACTCTCTTAGGAGAGTCATGGTACCCCATAGAGAGTTAACGAGTCTTTTCAAAGAGAGTGACGTACGAGGCATGTCAGCAGTCCCAGATGAGAAAAGTATTTAGGCCCTTTATTCCATAAAGTGTGACATTGCACCATAAAAgcgtggtggtgggggggggggggggggggcaggtatTTCCTTTCATAAGTTTCCTAGCAAGCTATAGCTGGATACGTCACGTGACAGCGGAGCTAGGAAATTGACACGCCCTTGATTTCTGCATGTGTCCATTGAGAAAGCAACAAAAATGTTTAAAATTTTTTGAGAGAATAGCGTCATAGCGATATTGTGACGTCGACTGCCGGCCGCTTCGTGAGTAGTTAATCTTGGAATGCCGGAGAGAAACGAGCTTCGCGCCAGAAAGCGGCGAAATTTGCAGTTGAAGTCTCGGCAAATGGACCACCTCGTCGAATGGTTATGTCATCTTGTGTATCTGTGCTCCTGCTTCATTCCATCCTTCTCTCTTTCATGCATGATTTCCTTTTGGTCTGTCTCTACTTACCCTTCATGCAGTGCAGGATAGAAAACCTGGATATGAACTTTAAGGTTAACCTCCCTCTGCCTTTCGGTATTAcacccgccgcgctggtctactGCATACCCGACAGTCGCGCATTccaatcccggccacggcggctgcatttgtgaTGGGGGTGAAAACTCTCGAGCACCATGTGCTTAGGTACTTAGGCTTAAATACACGTTAAAAAGCCCCGGTGGGTCGAAAATACCGGAGCTCCCACAACAGTGTGCGTcacaattatatcgtggtttccAGACACTAAACGGCAACAATTAATATTTCTGCATTTTATCTATCTAGAAGGCACTCTTTGGCCACCCATGGCCCTTGCACCGCAAAaccttactactactactactactactactactactactactactactactactactactactactactactactactactactactactactaataataataataataataataataataataataataataataataataataatattattattattattattattattattattattattattaatcgtctatctatctatctatctatctatctgtctatctatctatctatctatctatctatctctctatctatctatctatctatctatctatctatctgtctatctgtctgtctgtctgtctgtctgtctgtctgtctgtctgtctgtctgtctgtctgtctgtctgtctgtctgtctgtctgtctgtctgtctgtctgtctgtctgtctctgacGCCACAAACGTGTGGTAATGCAGTTACCGGACCACTGTAAACCCGGTCAATGTTTGGGGAAACCgactgccgaacggctcctggaCGGGCTTCCTCGGAGAACTTCAGAGGAACGTAAGTCCTTCATCTGCGCTGAAATCGGGCATGAACACGGTCATGCGTGTCGAAAGCGAATATATCTACAGATAAGCCCCCGTGCTTTTCCCGGGACACAGGAAAGCGACGTGTCCTTCACGCTGTTCTCACCGACCGTCGACCGGAACCAACTGGCCGATGCGAGCGACCCCGTGTGGTACGAAGAAGTGGTCATCCTGGGAGGGTTCAGCGAAGCCTCGGCGCACCAGATGAGCATCTTTGGCTCCTTCACGGTGTTCGGGCTCGAGGTACGTCAATCATGCGACCGTATCAcgtcaaaaagaaaaataaattgaAACGTAAATCACCTAGGCGTGATTTGTGAGATCATCAGCTTGAGACAAAAAGAGCGATAGAGAGAACGtaactttattgtcgtcagacttTGTGCGGGCAGGCGATTTGCCAGGCTGAACTTAGTGGCCACCTCCTTTGCCCTTTTCGTGGCCCGAAACTGTACTCCCGAGCTGATAAGCATTACTTCGAATTACATCATGCGACGCGCGTGCGCTAACACTAGGCTGCGTCACAGATCATCAACCGTGACTTAGGCACCATTATTAGCAGGTGTCATTAATTAATCAGCCGCGATTATGCAACATTGCATGGCGTTCGCCACCATTTAGAGACATTGCAAACGTTACAGCCAGCTCTAGTCCGTATTATTCCATTTCGAAGAGTCCATTTTCGTGCCAACAGCTCGGGGTCATGGGAGCTGAGGTGACGGCTCGCGGTCGAGTCAGCTAGGGGTCACGTGAGCGGTAACGTCACGTATGACGTCACTAGTATAGCGGCGCGTTGCTGTAGACCCTGGCTCTGGCATCAGtcgtcgtcatcagcctgaccccgcccactgcagggcgaaggccCCTCCCACATTTCGTCCATCAACCCAATCatgtgtttgctgcgagcaagttataccggcaaacttcttagtctcatctgcccacctaacctcctgtctACAACTCACGTGATTGCCTTGTCTTGGAATCAAGTctcttattgaccagcggtttaTCTTTCCTACACGCTACATGCATCCTTCCCATGCCCCTTTACGCTCGATGTTTACGTCCACCATCCGCGAAAAACCCTCTGCGCCGCTGCCCAGCAATAAACAAGCCACAGCTGCACACCGTCTGGGTTTGACTTCGCTTATCCGCGCATGCGCTGAAGACAGCCAATAATCACCACGAAATTAGCCCGCTGCCTCGCGAGGTAGCCGAAAAAAAAGCAGGAATTCGAATGATTTTTTCCATGCTTGAAAACTTCTTGAATATCGCATAAATTACTGCAATTACTGCAATTTCTATTCAAGATAATGACCATATTGTCTCATCTGAATGGTTCAAAAAACAATTATTATATTTTCTTTTAACAagtatgtttttctttcttttgttatagccccgccgcggtggtctagtggctaaggtactcggctgttgacccgcaggtcgcgggttcgaatcccggcatcggcggctgcatttccgatgaaggcggaaaggatgtaggcccatgtgctcagatttggatgcacgttaaagaacccgaggtggtcgaaatttccggagcactccactacggcgtctctcataatcatacggtgattttggggcgttaaacccacATACCTTTCTTTTGTTATAAATATTTATTACTTGAATTGTCTAAAAATTCTTGGCCGATCATCCAgcgtgggtatgagccatgttaGAAGCGTAATAATTATCATCATAGAGAGGGGGGGTTTAGCCACCTCTCAGATTTGCTCGATACCTTGGCCTGGGGAAAGGGTTACTGAAGAAAGAACTTTGCTAAGGCTcctaaagggactgtctaccactcagaaaaaaaaattctgattgTCGCGCAAAGCGGAACATAATTCATCACATCGATGGAAACGAGCATGCTTTTGTCCCCAGAAAAAATAAAGGATTATATATTAACTTGATGCTGaaagtcgacaaaaaaaaaaagaccgctaGCGTCACCCAACAGCCATGGGGTCAATCTATTAGTAGGACAGGAAATCCGGAAAAACAAGATGTATAACCTGAAATTGTATTTTGCGCACTTGAGGCAGTTTTATAAGCTGCACCAAAAACTAAGTTTCAGCTTTAGTTCTTTTTCCGCGTTTAAAGAGGCACGTGGTGGCCCTGTTGGTGGTGTTTTttcatgtatgcagatgatatagcattattagccgacaacaatgaagatctgcagggatttaTAGACATCTGTGGTGATGAGAGAGAATAGGTTAAATTTAAAATTCTGGAgaaaaaaatcggcaatcatgatttttagtgGTAACataggcagtgagcataagatacagaaagtcacgctagaaatagtggatgcatacaaatatttgggcgtacgtatggataaataacggggctgagtacctaagggagcacgcAAAATACGcaatgactaagggtaacaggaatgcagctgtatgaaaaatagggcactgtggaactacgataggtatgacgttgtgagagggattttgAAAGGTgccatggtcccgggtttgacgttcaaCGATgctgtcttgtgcatgaaatcagaggttcaagcaagattggaaattaaacgacgtggcataggtagagttgatttgggagcacacgggaatatcCCCAATCAGAGGGtatacagggtgacatgggatggacatcgtttgagtgcagggaagctagcagcaagatagaatttgaggagggATTGAAAAAattgggagaggagcgttgggctaggaaagttctcagctacttgtacataaagaatgttgatactaaattgAAAAAGCGAAATCAAAAATTgccaagcaagtatttagacaacagcagaataccaagccaaaaggaaacatcggttaagaagaagggacatgtggaagattggaatgcttacggaatcatcactggagacccaccgaactttcaagcaggaaaccgcaaaagaaaagatctacaatgattctcggggtagttctctgctgctCGAGGCCAGAAAAGTAGTTTTGCGGACCAAGGCATACCGAGCCAAatcaaagtggttctaagagagaaaggataAGAAAAGTGAtctccgtaactgtctgcatcacggtgcgacacctcaacagtaaatCACAGgggatggtggtgagaagggattAAAATAACATGATTAAAGGTACAGAGAGAGAGgaagatgcgctaagccagcgagcgaggacatatcgaagggataggagagataggaaagatggaaacatggtcacaggagtccaaagatggggcaccacttgcgagagctcttgtcggcgtcaggagatggcgtagggtgagtctagtaggtcagagctacgtggtcgtcggaggtcggcgtcaggagatgacgtagggccagcccagtcggccagagctacgctgacgttggaggtcgcgagggcacaaccagtcggcacggaatccagcgagcgagtcgagccaaatacgaaggcacaaaCATGgtgtgtagtgcgtgtggagaggtggggaaaacggctgaacatttgataatgttgtgtagagagctccaccctatagtccaagataatggcgcggaaTTTTTCAAATCAATTGggcttagggacagtgaaggcaaaatagacttcaaacgGATAAAAACAACCAGGAGGAGTCTAAAcgattggtggctacaatgaaggcgtgagtgaaattcaatccttaaacacatagcGATAGTACTTGACTTCATGGCTAGGGGGCGCGAGCCACCACCCGatataaagggcacagccggatacatccatccatccattgctGGTGTGCATGTCTGCCGGCCAACGACGGAGATGTGCGAGTACGGCGTCCGGCGCCGctcataaaaacaacaaaaaaagtatgTGCGTGCCTTACACTACCACAAAGGCATTTGTTTTAATAATAACCAAACTTCCTAAAACCTGCGAAAACTGCACGCGGTTTCAGTTTCCGGCTTTCACCAGCAGTACAATTGTCATCGCCTCCACCGACTAGTGCAGCCGGTATCCGAAAAATTCTGTTATAAAAATTTCTAcccacctctacaacccagagcacagcacaGCACTGTAGGGTgcgaggcagctctgtccagctcggatccgaagacccaagaggccctcgtgagactaGCGAGGACGGtggcccgtgccaatgggatcccgaaATAAAGAACCCACTGACCGACACTCTTTgctcggtcgcaaataaatgctttattctctctctttacACACCTTCCCGAGAAACCGCTGCAAGGTTAGACACTTCAGACGGTACGCTTTTTGTTgcgacacaaaacaaaaaaagcagtgaagGACGGTGTGCAGCACCTTTTATTAAGACCGAAATGTTGTGCTCTCTGCAGTAGTTTATTTTTTCCTCAGTTGAAGTTATACCTTTTCTCAAGTTCAGTATAACGAATGATTTCCCCATTTCTCGATTGGATGTACttggatgtaaaaacagcgcgaaaatGTAGACCAAGACTGATGATGAAAAGACGACACAGCACTGTGTCGTCTCCTAGGTAGTTCTTGTCTAtattttcgcgctgtttttacatccaaGCATGAACCactaactcgcccaactttcactTGTAGTGCTATTTACCAAATCGACTCACGGAACTGGTAGACTTTCTTGAATCGAGTTTTTACTATGAACAGTTTTTTGTCTTTATGGGCAGGTTGACCTAAAAACACCTATCATGACGGGCCTAGCCAGGAAGGGGGAGATCTTCAGCTACCACCTCCCACCCCCCAAAAATTATTTTCAGTTTTGCTTGTATACACACACTATACACGCACCTATACAAAAGCATACACGAGTGTACATAAGGTTCTGGcgaacccccctccccctccacaaaaaaaaatggcagcatatccactgagtgaatgatgaatagtatggcgaagcatccgtccatccattcgttcttgcttccgtcaatccatgagtgcgtctgtgtggccgcccgtgcgtacatccgcccatccgtgcttgcgtctgttcgtgcatccacacgttcatctgtgcgtccgtccatgcatacgctcttgcgtccgtccatgcctccatccgtccgtgtagccatccgtgcgtccgtccatgcatctgtctgtgtatccgttcgtccacctattcaacacttcaagtacaacCATATCGcaaattttcatcatatattcctcatatagaagcaccgccatccagcggacattccaaagattGAACGTGAGGAGGCTcacacacactttcttagggcttgcgcttcgtgtctacttcccaccttgaacCTCCTCGAtatatactatagttcactggtatatactatagttcactgtattggtggcactgcggccgaacgctcgctaaacctttctaaaacctaggaggttacgcccagcgagtataacgtaacaaccctttcttgtattctgtgcgttgttcaacaataaaaaatttgcagcgtgcgcattaactaaaagactaattctcctgtctctcattcccccttagcagccatttgcatgtgcattgaacactatcttttattgttcatcaacacacagaagaaatttctcaccggcaccaccttgggggtcaaaatgttatacttgttacacactactacaacggctacgagggacgaacgactgccgctataaaaagcttcgcccccgcctcaccccccccccccccaaaaaaaaatggctACGCCTTTGCATAGCGTCATCTAGATAAAGCCCAACAGTGGCCTATAAGCAACCCATAGAAACGGCTTGCTAGCCAAAACTTAGAATGAACTTGGAACTAGCTAGATTCAATTTTCAGATTTTGTCCAGTTTGGCTGTTTCAAGGCTTGTGCGACCTTATACAAGCTTCgttaattttttgtttttgttttttactgggagtggctttcttttttttctttttttttttttgtcaggtgTGGCTGACCTTACTGGGATGTCTCATCGCCCTTCCGTTCGTCGCATCCCTGGCTCCGAATTCTGAGCACACGTTCTTGTACAACTTGAACAACTTCGCATTCCGACTCTTGGCCACAGTGTTCCTGGAATGTGAGTGCAAGTTTTGCAAGTCTGCGAAGAGGAGAGAGGGAGGTATAGACTTATATCGATGACAATCACTAGTGCAATTAATATTTGGGTAATACTCGAACCGCGCGCCCATGCAGTCTTTACGCGTGTTTCCGCCATTAACAGTTATCGCTTTTCATTTCCACGTATCGTTTGTTTAGCAACGTAGACCGACGCAGTGGTGCAGTGTTTGCGATGCTCCTACAGAGGTGCAACAGTACATAAACATGGAACGTAACGTGACGAGCTTGTGTTTCCACTGCGTTTGATGTGTGGCGTTCGCGGCCGCTGTGGTTACCGGTAATTGATGTAAAGTTAGGTCAACCAGTAGTAAATGTAACTCGTTCTCCTCAGTGGCGTAAATGCACAGGGGCCACAAGGGGACACACACATTTTGCTATGGCGgccattttctttttctatctATGCTTTATTTTTTGTGATATATCATTTAAACTATGTACtcacgaataataataataataataataataataataataataataataataataataataataataataataataataataataagcatgAATACCACGACGTGATCAGAAGAAAGAGCACTGAATATCCAATAGTATAAGAGCGAAACAACATGGCGAAGTAAGTTTCTAATAGCAACTCGTAAGCGGGCGCTAGAATTGTCGCAGCTGCATCATACGTGTTAAACGATGCAATAACAATTGTTGCACTTTTTCCGCTCACGCGTGAAGGTATTGACCATCGTGTGTACCCGCTAGAAGTCATAAACTCGTTTCCATTCCGTGAAAGTGCTTCAGATTTCAGGGTTTGTTTTACGGAAAGTACATTGTCCTTAACTGTCAAAAAAATTCGAATGGGGCATGATTGGCAAGATCAATCTAGAAGGGAGACACTTGCATGGGGTGTCTCCACTCTCCTCCGTCAGCGCGAACGAAGGGGTGGGGTGGGAGTCGTGACCCTCTTGACCCCTCCCATGATTAACGCCATGTCACCTCGCGTTCTCCCGATGCAGCCAGCCCGCGAACGCCTCGCCAAGTGTCAGCCCGCATCGTGATCGCCTTCTGGTGGCTGGCGATGCTCGTGCTCACGAACGTCTTCAGCGCCGAGATGAAGGCGGCGCTGACCGTGCGCCAGCCGAGCGGTCACCGCGTTGAGTCGGCCTCCGATCTGGCCCATCGGGACGACGTGAAGGCGTACACTATGCACGGCACCGTCTATCACCTTCTTCTGGCGgtgagtagatagatagatagatagatagatagatagatagatagatagatagatagata encodes:
- the LOC119165617 gene encoding glutamate receptor ionotropic, kainate glr-3-like isoform X2, whose protein sequence is MKGRHLPHADYYPNGTVRTYLFVTSLIQVLWDTARDSNISYRTTVNPVNVWGNRLPNGSWTGFLGELQRNESDVSFTLFSPTVDRNQLADASDPVWYEEVVILGGFSEASAHQMSIFGSFTVFGLEVWLTLLGCLIALPFVASLAPNSEHTFLYNLNNFAFRLLATVFLESSPRTPRQVSARIVIAFWWLAMLVLTNVFSAEMKAALTVRQPSGHRVESASDLAHRDDVKAYTMHGTVYHLLLAYSPREDDRQVASKLTPNFRVHYHRLYSPAVLDEVANGRAVIIADRTSAAYQITKACHSYPGHEFYFGRERLFSHMMVIYYGRHRHPQLTSVMKKWNTRMNWLIGAGVLNKWHDDTESLAGDFSRCPKVRMGEAEQLDFEHHQPIFILFLAGHALALVALLAEVTVSRIAAPSATSRRPLRIRRTYVRRINSVAISP
- the LOC119165617 gene encoding glutamate receptor ionotropic, kainate 5-like isoform X1, with amino-acid sequence MSSNNGPILRITAMHHLPHADYYPNGTVRTYLFVTSLIQVLWDTARDSNISYRTTVNPVNVWGNRLPNGSWTGFLGELQRNESDVSFTLFSPTVDRNQLADASDPVWYEEVVILGGFSEASAHQMSIFGSFTVFGLEVWLTLLGCLIALPFVASLAPNSEHTFLYNLNNFAFRLLATVFLESSPRTPRQVSARIVIAFWWLAMLVLTNVFSAEMKAALTVRQPSGHRVESASDLAHRDDVKAYTMHGTVYHLLLAYSPREDDRQVASKLTPNFRVHYHRLYSPAVLDEVANGRAVIIADRTSAAYQITKACHSYPGHEFYFGRERLFSHMMVIYYGRHRHPQLTSVMKKWNTRMNWLIGAGVLNKWHDDTESLAGDFSRCPKVRMGEAEQLDFEHHQPIFILFLAGHALALVALLAEVTVSRIAAPSATSRRPLRIRRTYVRRINSVAISP